A genomic window from Desulfonatronovibrio magnus includes:
- the flgK gene encoding flagellar hook-associated protein FlgK, with product MPGLTSLLHTGRSALFANQTAMQVVGNNVANANTPGYRRQAVRLEESFAIDYKPGQIGTGVNAKEVYRYFDSFIEAQYNSKSSEREMWQTLQDNLSNVEILFNESREGGLNKALAEFWSDWQDLSRRPEDNLVRSALVGKAYNLSNTINRLDDDLTNLQTGVDKLIEQDVNRVNDILKEITAINKEISVGEIPGRNNLNQLRDKRDMLVRELAEKIDISYIDNGGGNVSILTKAGHTLVDGPNHFKLAFESGKTFANLTSGSAFDGQIDYKGSSSYEITVEVVDGGNVDANATFRVSLDGGKTWLQDDAGNDREFAANGYDNRVILPVDGVEVWFNNATQPLSTGDRFEIIPKSGLYWYENTSSAMHISPQILSDGQMNERRITGGSLAGYMNFRDHYAGKYREKLDATASTLAWEVNRIHSQGAGLEMFQSATGTYQVVNNTVPLASDNSGLFFRDKLQNGNLTVFVYDSNGDLQGSESLDFGGGQGFDPETHSFTDIVNALNAINGISAQEVNGKVVIDADAGNKFVFGNDTSGLLAALGVNTFFQGHDAGTFAANDFTRNNIAFINAGHVNGAGEANAGDNKTALDIAGLQHKKVSISTFFEGTTEQSIQDYYNSLVGNVGADTSMTKFSADYNKALTNDLNRRQEEISGVNMDEEMSDLIKYQNSYQAAAKLITTADRMLQVLLGMKN from the coding sequence ATGCCAGGACTGACTTCATTGCTGCACACAGGGCGAAGCGCTCTTTTTGCCAACCAGACTGCCATGCAGGTGGTGGGCAATAATGTTGCCAATGCCAATACTCCCGGATACAGACGTCAGGCTGTCAGGCTTGAGGAATCCTTTGCCATTGATTACAAGCCAGGACAAATCGGTACAGGAGTTAATGCCAAAGAGGTTTATCGTTACTTTGACTCATTTATTGAGGCGCAGTACAACTCAAAATCTTCAGAAAGAGAGATGTGGCAGACCCTGCAGGATAATCTTTCCAACGTGGAGATTTTGTTCAATGAAAGCAGGGAGGGGGGGCTTAATAAGGCCCTGGCCGAATTCTGGAGCGACTGGCAGGATCTTTCCAGACGTCCCGAGGATAACCTTGTACGTTCCGCCTTAGTGGGGAAGGCCTATAATCTGAGCAATACCATTAACCGGTTAGATGATGACCTGACAAACCTTCAAACCGGGGTGGACAAGCTGATAGAACAGGATGTGAACAGGGTTAATGACATCCTCAAGGAAATAACGGCTATTAACAAGGAAATAAGTGTTGGAGAGATACCTGGCCGCAACAATCTGAACCAGCTGAGAGACAAAAGAGATATGCTGGTCAGAGAACTGGCTGAGAAGATTGATATAAGCTATATTGACAATGGAGGGGGCAATGTTTCCATCCTGACCAAGGCAGGTCATACTCTTGTAGATGGACCAAATCATTTCAAGCTTGCCTTTGAGAGCGGAAAAACCTTTGCCAACCTGACTTCAGGTTCTGCATTTGATGGGCAAATAGATTATAAAGGAAGTTCGAGCTACGAAATAACAGTAGAGGTGGTTGATGGGGGTAATGTTGATGCCAATGCTACATTCAGGGTGTCCCTGGACGGCGGTAAAACCTGGCTTCAAGATGATGCCGGTAATGACCGTGAATTTGCAGCCAATGGTTATGACAATAGGGTTATCCTGCCGGTGGATGGTGTTGAAGTATGGTTTAACAATGCTACACAGCCGCTTTCCACCGGTGACCGCTTTGAAATAATCCCCAAAAGCGGGCTCTACTGGTATGAAAATACATCTTCAGCCATGCATATTTCTCCACAAATTTTAAGCGATGGGCAAATGAATGAGCGCAGGATTACAGGTGGTTCTCTGGCAGGATACATGAACTTTAGGGACCATTATGCGGGCAAGTATAGAGAAAAACTGGATGCCACAGCTTCAACTCTGGCCTGGGAAGTCAACAGAATCCATTCTCAGGGAGCAGGGCTGGAAATGTTTCAAAGTGCTACAGGTACATATCAGGTAGTAAATAATACAGTTCCTCTGGCTTCAGACAATTCCGGCCTGTTTTTCAGAGATAAGCTGCAAAATGGTAATCTGACAGTTTTTGTTTATGATTCCAATGGTGACCTGCAAGGGTCTGAGAGTCTTGATTTTGGTGGTGGTCAAGGCTTCGATCCTGAGACGCATTCATTTACTGATATAGTAAATGCATTAAATGCCATCAACGGAATATCTGCTCAGGAAGTTAATGGTAAGGTTGTGATTGATGCTGATGCAGGAAACAAATTTGTCTTTGGAAACGATACTTCAGGTCTTCTGGCTGCTTTGGGCGTAAATACCTTTTTTCAAGGGCATGATGCAGGCACTTTTGCTGCTAACGACTTTACCAGAAATAATATTGCATTTATCAACGCCGGACACGTCAATGGAGCCGGCGAGGCCAATGCCGGTGATAATAAGACTGCACTGGATATTGCCGGGCTTCAGCATAAAAAAGTTTCCATCAGTACTTTTTTTGAGGGCACTACTGAACAAAGTATTCAGGATTATTACAACTCACTGGTGGGAAATGTGGGTGCTGATACAAGTATGACAAAATTCAGTGCTGATTACAACAAAGCCTTGACCAATGATCTTAATCGCAGACAGGAAGAAATATCCGGCGTGAATATGGATGAAGAAATGAGCGACTTGATAAAGTATCAGAATTCATATCAGGCAGCTGCAAAGCTGATAACAACAGCAGACAGAATGCTTCAGGTATTGCTGGGCATGAAGAACTGA
- the flgN gene encoding flagellar export chaperone FlgN, giving the protein MKIEAGLIRQKQALGLLYSLLEEEFSALLENSPQQVSSIEFSIQELIRQLMDEKEAIKKILTENSFADLNEYKNSLEQGENRIISEEIEDIKVLEEQCSHQAMKNNRIASALAEQSAGMLSFFYDSVTPRQQNVYSAQGRWNDKPSKHTGLLKGRM; this is encoded by the coding sequence ATGAAGATTGAAGCAGGACTCATCAGGCAGAAGCAGGCACTTGGACTGCTGTATTCGCTTCTTGAAGAGGAATTTTCCGCGCTTCTGGAAAACTCTCCGCAACAAGTATCATCCATCGAGTTTTCCATTCAGGAGTTAATTCGTCAGCTTATGGATGAAAAAGAGGCCATTAAAAAAATTCTCACTGAAAATTCCTTTGCTGATCTTAATGAATATAAAAACAGCTTAGAGCAGGGAGAGAATCGGATTATCAGTGAGGAAATCGAGGACATCAAGGTCTTGGAAGAACAATGTTCTCATCAGGCTATGAAAAACAATCGTATAGCTTCAGCACTGGCCGAGCAAAGCGCGGGCATGCTCAGCTTTTTTTACGACAGCGTTACTCCGAGGCAGCAAAATGTTTATTCTGCCCAGGGAAGATGGAATGATAAACCATCCAAGCATACAGGATTGTTAAAAGGAAGAATGTAA
- a CDS encoding peptidoglycan DD-metalloendopeptidase family protein — translation MSQMLSNNAISQLEHSREANRHLEMQKLQERLGAGGDQKKELREACLQFEAIFIQRMWEQMRATVPREGYLHSKEQEMFESMFDQEMSMEMAQAGGIGLADLMYGQLKERLENSGAQAAADSAVSMRSLPSRQNLPASGPGDAQAEEKAGLNSDEINKILNMNLPPEQRMEYLASQIEYTLGGKPLNDLPELDDKVEEIESLPEQNAQDLPPLNWPVSGRVTSDFGWRDDPFTGRQTWHAGMDFAVPEGTPVEACWPGEVVFSDSRGGFGNKIIIQHADGWKSVYAHNSDNLVQVGDKVDSGQKIALSGNTGRSTGPHLHFELRQGDLAWDPRMIEERLLAGLSIGRESDTEKA, via the coding sequence ATGAGTCAAATGCTGAGCAATAACGCCATATCCCAGTTGGAGCACAGTCGAGAGGCCAACAGACATCTTGAAATGCAGAAACTTCAGGAACGACTCGGTGCTGGAGGTGATCAGAAGAAAGAGCTGCGTGAAGCCTGTCTGCAGTTTGAAGCAATATTTATTCAGAGGATGTGGGAACAGATGCGGGCTACTGTGCCCAGAGAGGGGTATCTGCACAGCAAGGAACAGGAGATGTTTGAGTCCATGTTTGACCAGGAGATGTCCATGGAGATGGCTCAGGCCGGAGGCATCGGGCTGGCAGATCTCATGTACGGTCAACTTAAGGAGAGACTGGAAAATTCAGGTGCTCAGGCTGCAGCTGACTCAGCAGTGTCTATGAGAAGTCTTCCCTCCAGGCAAAATTTGCCTGCTTCAGGTCCAGGTGATGCACAGGCAGAAGAAAAAGCCGGTTTAAACAGTGATGAAATAAATAAAATTTTGAATATGAACCTGCCTCCGGAACAGCGTATGGAGTATCTTGCCTCACAGATAGAATACACCCTGGGTGGCAAGCCTTTGAATGATCTTCCGGAATTAGACGACAAGGTTGAAGAGATAGAATCTTTACCGGAACAGAACGCGCAGGATTTACCGCCACTGAACTGGCCTGTATCCGGTCGTGTAACGTCAGACTTTGGATGGCGGGATGATCCATTTACAGGACGTCAGACCTGGCATGCAGGGATGGATTTTGCGGTGCCTGAGGGCACACCAGTAGAAGCCTGCTGGCCGGGTGAGGTTGTTTTTTCCGACTCAAGAGGTGGTTTTGGCAATAAGATTATTATCCAGCATGCTGACGGCTGGAAGAGTGTTTACGCACATAACAGCGATAATCTGGTGCAGGTAGGTGATAAAGTGGATTCTGGACAGAAAATTGCATTATCAGGTAATACAGGGCGCTCAACTGGGCCTCATTTGCACTTTGAACTCAGGCAGGGTGATCTGGCCTGGGATCCCAGAATGATTGAAGAAAGACTGTTGGCCGGATTGAGTATTGGTCGGGAAAGTGACACAGAAAAGGCGTAG
- a CDS encoding flagellar basal body P-ring protein FlgI yields MQKLHRMIIQMPIMIVLAVLLLAMDANAVRLKDIATFGGVRTNQLVGYGLIVGLTGTGDNRGAPFTIRSMVNMLEGMGVSVDESALQVRNVAAVIVTADMPASAKPGSKLDVTVSSIGDARSLQGGVLIQTPLKGIDGNIYALAQGPLTLGGFSVEGQAAQITTNITTVGRIPNGAMVERHVPYNFNAQEYVTINLNEQDFSTTAQVAESINSNFGANRAFAQDISSIRVDIPDEFRGNLIPFMAALENIQVSPDSPARVVVDEKTGTVVIGENVKISRVAVSHGDMSVIIREQPQVFMPEPFTDAGPVVVPSTDIAVEEDANPLVIVEGATINELVDGLNSVGATPRDLITILRTIKAAGALYAELEVI; encoded by the coding sequence ATGCAAAAACTACACAGAATGATCATCCAGATGCCAATAATGATAGTCCTTGCAGTTTTGCTGCTGGCAATGGACGCTAATGCCGTAAGGCTCAAAGATATTGCCACTTTTGGCGGGGTGCGAACCAACCAGCTGGTAGGATATGGCCTGATAGTGGGCCTGACAGGCACAGGTGATAATCGCGGCGCACCATTTACCATTAGATCCATGGTCAACATGCTTGAAGGTATGGGAGTCAGTGTGGATGAATCTGCGCTGCAGGTCAGAAATGTGGCTGCAGTCATTGTAACTGCTGATATGCCGGCTTCTGCAAAGCCCGGTTCCAAGCTGGATGTGACTGTTTCATCCATTGGTGATGCCCGCAGTCTGCAGGGCGGGGTGCTTATTCAGACTCCTCTTAAGGGGATTGACGGTAACATTTATGCTTTGGCTCAGGGCCCCCTGACCCTTGGTGGTTTTTCCGTGGAAGGCCAGGCAGCCCAGATAACCACAAATATTACCACTGTGGGGCGTATTCCCAACGGTGCCATGGTGGAAAGGCATGTACCGTATAATTTCAATGCTCAGGAGTATGTTACCATAAATCTTAATGAACAGGATTTTTCTACTACTGCCCAGGTTGCTGAAAGCATTAACTCCAATTTTGGAGCAAACAGAGCATTTGCACAGGATATTTCCAGTATCAGAGTGGATATTCCAGATGAGTTCAGGGGAAATCTGATTCCATTTATGGCTGCTCTGGAAAATATTCAGGTCAGTCCGGACAGTCCGGCCAGGGTTGTGGTGGACGAAAAAACCGGAACTGTTGTCATTGGTGAAAATGTCAAGATATCCAGGGTTGCTGTCTCACACGGTGATATGAGCGTAATCATCAGAGAACAGCCACAGGTTTTCATGCCTGAGCCTTTTACAGACGCAGGTCCAGTGGTTGTTCCCAGTACTGACATAGCTGTAGAAGAAGACGCAAACCCTCTTGTAATTGTAGAGGGGGCAACAATTAATGAATTGGTGGATGGTTTGAATTCCGTAGGTGCAACTCCGCGGGATCTCATCACAATTTTGCGGACCATCAAGGCCGCAGGAGCGCTGTACGCAGAACTTGAGGTGATATAA
- a CDS encoding flagellar basal body L-ring protein FlgH, whose amino-acid sequence MNILKVFITMTVAGILAACAPVQQKPTPMPSYAPEPYIDSLENVHMDSPSLFNQNRAEFLFSDNRARQVGDLVVVHVVEQSSASNRATTTADRESSINLGVNSLFGQNNMNALPLNTATGGLLPGLGPSGAVGNTPMVQANSTSEFEGTGSTTRNSTVSASISARVVRVMDNGVLQIEGARNIKVNGENQIIVVRGLARSRDVSSDNSIMSTHLADAHIEVFGQGILADKQKPGWLARLLDRVWPF is encoded by the coding sequence ATGAACATATTAAAAGTTTTCATAACAATGACTGTGGCAGGAATACTGGCAGCTTGTGCTCCAGTTCAGCAGAAACCAACACCTATGCCTTCTTATGCTCCAGAACCCTATATTGACTCCTTAGAGAATGTACACATGGATAGCCCTTCTCTGTTCAACCAGAACAGGGCTGAATTTCTGTTCAGCGACAACAGGGCCAGACAGGTGGGCGATCTTGTTGTGGTGCATGTTGTGGAACAGTCCAGTGCCAGTAACAGGGCAACAACTACAGCTGACAGGGAGTCAAGCATAAATCTTGGTGTAAACAGTCTGTTTGGACAAAACAATATGAATGCCCTGCCATTAAATACTGCCACAGGCGGATTGCTTCCCGGTCTCGGGCCAAGCGGGGCAGTGGGCAATACACCCATGGTCCAGGCCAATTCTACAAGCGAGTTTGAGGGTACTGGAAGCACCACAAGAAACAGCACTGTTTCTGCAAGCATTTCCGCCAGGGTTGTCCGGGTTATGGATAATGGCGTACTGCAGATAGAAGGGGCCAGAAATATCAAAGTTAACGGAGAAAACCAGATTATAGTGGTTAGAGGACTGGCAAGATCAAGGGATGTGAGCTCTGATAATTCCATTATGTCCACTCATCTTGCAGACGCACATATTGAAGTTTTTGGTCAGGGAATTCTGGCTGACAAACAAAAACCTGGCTGGCTGGCCAGACTGCTGGATCGGGTATGGCCGTTTTAG
- the flgA gene encoding flagellar basal body P-ring formation chaperone FlgA — protein sequence MKNDVNILSVSLWTLCILVISIFYCGSALATNGHHYWIKEHVAVSGDVITFEDIAEPRSYQAGQKWNEVKNIQLWRAPQAGQRIVLHREQVVQRLRAVHSGLAETSIVPREITFQRGEKVYSSDELEKMVVSYLKPRVQSMAEDIEFRDFRLPAPVYLENAFERIEMETTNEPGPGRVSFRLNVIDAHGSISRRLTGNVFIDAWQTVACASRPLNRGDIINPDDVRFERKNLAYLRNDVWDGRTGPWRVRSAIGQGQPILQRALESVPVVSRGDRVNLVYQGQHVTLSVPVQVLEDGGRGDTITVRNMSSRKEIIAVVQDGGTVLVR from the coding sequence ATGAAAAATGATGTAAACATACTATCGGTGAGTCTCTGGACTTTGTGCATATTGGTTATCTCAATATTTTATTGTGGATCTGCACTGGCAACAAACGGTCATCATTACTGGATAAAGGAACATGTTGCTGTAAGCGGCGATGTAATAACCTTTGAGGATATCGCTGAGCCCAGGTCTTATCAGGCTGGTCAAAAATGGAATGAAGTCAAAAATATCCAGCTGTGGCGGGCCCCCCAGGCAGGGCAGAGGATCGTGCTGCACAGAGAACAGGTTGTGCAAAGGTTGCGGGCAGTGCATTCCGGACTGGCTGAAACAAGTATTGTTCCGAGAGAGATAACCTTCCAGCGCGGAGAAAAAGTTTATTCCAGCGATGAACTGGAAAAAATGGTTGTCAGTTATCTAAAGCCCAGAGTGCAAAGTATGGCAGAAGACATAGAGTTCAGGGATTTCAGGCTCCCTGCTCCTGTATATCTTGAGAACGCTTTTGAGCGTATTGAAATGGAAACTACCAATGAACCAGGACCTGGTAGAGTCAGTTTCAGGTTAAATGTCATTGATGCTCATGGATCCATCAGCAGACGATTGACTGGTAATGTATTCATTGATGCCTGGCAGACAGTGGCCTGTGCTTCTCGACCACTTAACAGAGGGGATATCATTAATCCGGATGATGTCCGCTTTGAAAGAAAAAATCTTGCTTATCTGCGCAATGATGTCTGGGATGGCAGAACAGGACCATGGAGGGTCAGGTCTGCCATTGGGCAGGGCCAGCCAATTCTGCAGAGGGCTCTGGAATCAGTTCCTGTAGTCAGCAGGGGAGATCGGGTCAACCTGGTTTACCAGGGCCAGCACGTTACTTTGTCTGTACCGGTGCAGGTGCTTGAGGACGGAGGGCGCGGCGATACTATTACTGTGCGCAATATGAGCAGCAGAAAGGAAATCATTGCGGTAGTTCAGGACGGAGGGACAGTGCTGGTCAGGTAG
- the flgG gene encoding flagellar basal-body rod protein FlgG, with product MMRSLWTAASGMAAQQMNIDVTANNLANVNTTAFKKSRAEFEDLVYQNLKIAGTENLTGDRIPTGMQVGMGVRPLTVHKFFTQGDYQRTDNPLDLTIEGDGFFQVMANDELKYTRAGAFKLDQDGRIVTANGYPLQPEFNVPQDTVNIVVTEQGRLSCMDASGDELAGMDIPIFDFINPAGLKSTGRNLYVDTDASGPPVEGVPGENNFGTLAQGVLEMSNVELVEEMVNMIIGQRAYEINSKAIQTSDQMLQMANQLKR from the coding sequence ATGATGCGCTCACTATGGACTGCGGCTTCAGGTATGGCTGCCCAGCAGATGAATATTGATGTCACAGCCAATAATCTGGCTAACGTCAATACAACTGCTTTTAAAAAGAGCAGGGCTGAATTTGAGGATCTGGTCTATCAGAATCTTAAAATCGCGGGTACGGAAAATCTGACAGGTGACAGAATTCCCACAGGCATGCAGGTGGGTATGGGTGTCAGACCTCTGACAGTACATAAGTTTTTTACCCAGGGAGACTATCAGCGAACTGATAATCCACTGGATTTGACCATTGAAGGCGATGGATTTTTTCAAGTCATGGCCAATGATGAGCTCAAATATACCAGAGCAGGCGCTTTCAAGCTCGATCAGGACGGAAGAATTGTGACAGCCAATGGTTATCCTCTGCAGCCTGAATTTAATGTCCCCCAGGATACAGTAAATATTGTGGTTACAGAACAGGGACGACTATCCTGCATGGATGCAAGTGGTGACGAGCTGGCGGGTATGGATATTCCAATATTTGATTTTATCAATCCAGCCGGTCTTAAGAGTACTGGACGTAACCTTTACGTTGATACCGATGCTTCAGGACCGCCTGTGGAAGGTGTACCAGGTGAAAATAATTTCGGCACTCTGGCCCAGGGTGTTCTTGAGATGTCCAACGTGGAACTTGTAGAGGAAATGGTAAATATGATTATTGGTCAAAGAGCTTATGAAATCAACTCCAAGGCTATCCAGACCTCGGATCAGATGCTTCAGATGGCGAATCAGCTGAAGAGATAA
- the flgF gene encoding flagellar basal-body rod protein FlgF has product MRDSMYTAFFGAMTQEARMNVISNNLANVNTTGYKRENLAFEDVFTRFASDYADPNDSLENRILWPEAKLRSQTRASPTHLVFEEGGLKQTGNQLDLAISGEGFFEVETPEGEVAYTRNGAFYRDPDTGAMITAQRFQLLGEDGPIILPEDATDIVITNDGLVTADGEAVDVINLTTFDDLNGLEKMGRQLFRIKEDSGVEPMAAENALVQQGFLEDSNVEVVYEMVNMIATMRNFEALQKIITTTHEKDQQLIRDVGTTR; this is encoded by the coding sequence ATGCGCGACAGCATGTACACAGCATTTTTTGGGGCCATGACTCAGGAAGCCAGAATGAATGTTATTTCCAATAATCTGGCCAATGTAAATACCACCGGATATAAGCGTGAAAATCTGGCGTTTGAAGATGTGTTTACCAGATTTGCTTCAGACTATGCAGATCCCAATGACAGTCTTGAAAACAGAATTTTATGGCCTGAAGCCAAGCTTAGAAGCCAGACCAGAGCCAGCCCTACTCATCTTGTTTTTGAGGAAGGCGGGCTTAAACAGACGGGAAATCAGTTAGACCTGGCAATATCAGGAGAGGGATTTTTTGAGGTTGAAACGCCTGAAGGAGAGGTAGCCTATACCAGGAACGGCGCATTTTATCGGGATCCTGATACAGGGGCCATGATTACCGCGCAAAGGTTTCAACTGCTTGGAGAAGATGGCCCGATAATACTCCCTGAAGACGCCACTGACATAGTAATCACCAATGACGGCTTAGTTACAGCAGACGGTGAAGCTGTTGATGTTATAAATTTGACAACCTTTGATGATTTAAACGGCTTGGAAAAAATGGGTCGTCAATTGTTTCGCATAAAAGAAGATTCCGGTGTGGAGCCCATGGCAGCAGAAAATGCCCTGGTGCAGCAGGGCTTTCTTGAGGATTCCAATGTTGAAGTAGTATATGAGATGGTCAATATGATTGCCACCATGCGCAATTTTGAGGCTCTGCAAAAGATTATCACAACCACTCATGAAAAAGACCAGCAGCTCATCAGGGATGTGGGCACAACCAGATAA
- a CDS encoding SagB/ThcOx family dehydrogenase, with translation MSVGKIHSNEIITLPEPVRDGSMSVEKTLETRRSLRNFSQENLTMEQVGQMLWAAQGITDTRRKFRTAPSAGATFPLDIYLVSGNVEDLEPGVYRYNPESHSISKTMDGDRRDNLYSSALRQGAVRQAPASIIIAAEFQRTTSAYGERGRQYVYMEVGHAGQNIHLQAEALRLGTVVIGAFDEKNVGRVLGLPKETIALYIMPFGKPR, from the coding sequence ATGTCAGTCGGCAAAATTCATTCCAACGAAATCATCACTTTACCTGAACCGGTTAGAGACGGGTCAATGAGTGTGGAAAAAACTTTGGAAACAAGGAGATCTTTAAGAAATTTCAGTCAGGAAAACCTGACTATGGAACAGGTGGGACAAATGCTCTGGGCAGCTCAGGGAATTACTGATACCCGCAGAAAATTCAGAACAGCCCCGTCAGCAGGAGCTACCTTTCCACTGGATATTTATCTTGTCTCCGGCAATGTGGAGGACCTGGAGCCTGGTGTTTACAGATATAACCCTGAATCACACTCCATCAGCAAAACCATGGACGGAGACAGACGAGACAATCTTTACTCTTCAGCCCTTCGTCAGGGAGCTGTCAGACAAGCCCCGGCATCCATCATTATTGCTGCAGAGTTTCAAAGGACTACCAGCGCTTATGGAGAACGCGGCCGGCAATATGTATATATGGAGGTTGGGCATGCAGGGCAGAATATCCATCTGCAGGCAGAGGCTCTAAGACTGGGAACAGTGGTCATTGGTGCATTTGACGAGAAAAATGTCGGCAGGGTGCTTGGTCTGCCCAAAGAGACAATTGCTTTATATATCATGCCCTTTGGTAAACCACGCTGA
- a CDS encoding GYD domain-containing protein has product MAYYVILSKLTDEGRKTLKKKPERVMEVNKELEDMGVKVQQQFAVMGEYDFVNIVEAPDNETIMKMSVELGSRGSVQLLSLPALPVDEFIKKTT; this is encoded by the coding sequence ATGGCTTATTATGTAATTTTGAGCAAGCTGACTGATGAAGGAAGAAAAACTCTCAAAAAAAAGCCTGAGCGTGTCATGGAGGTCAATAAAGAGCTTGAAGACATGGGCGTTAAAGTACAACAGCAGTTTGCTGTTATGGGTGAGTATGACTTTGTGAACATAGTTGAAGCCCCTGACAATGAGACTATTATGAAGATGTCTGTTGAACTGGGATCCAGAGGATCTGTTCAATTGCTGAGTCTGCCAGCCTTGCCTGTGGATGAGTTTATCAAAAAGACCACCTGA
- the thiE gene encoding thiamine phosphate synthase, whose product MLKIIDYSLYLVTDQGLSMGRDLVDVVMEAVAGGVSIVQIREKSSETKAFYDMARALKSRLSKTQTPLIINDRVDVALAVDAEGVHVGQSDLPCHIVRTMLGPDKIVGVSINTYEQIKEAEQQGATYLSLSPVYPTPTKTDTTEPFGLSGLQAARKMTQKPLITIGGINQSNIREIMSTGMDGVALVSAICSAPSPKEAAAELSGLISEVRK is encoded by the coding sequence ATGTTAAAAATTATTGACTATTCTTTGTACCTGGTCACTGATCAGGGGCTCAGCATGGGCCGTGACCTTGTAGATGTAGTCATGGAGGCTGTTGCCGGTGGAGTCAGCATTGTCCAGATCCGTGAAAAGTCATCAGAAACAAAGGCATTTTACGACATGGCCCGGGCCCTGAAATCCAGGCTTTCTAAAACACAAACGCCACTGATTATAAATGACCGGGTTGACGTAGCCCTGGCTGTGGATGCTGAGGGAGTGCACGTAGGACAGTCAGACCTGCCCTGTCATATTGTTCGGACAATGCTTGGCCCGGACAAAATAGTGGGAGTGTCCATTAATACTTACGAGCAGATCAAGGAAGCTGAACAGCAGGGAGCAACATATCTGAGCTTGAGCCCTGTATATCCAACTCCCACCAAAACTGACACCACAGAGCCTTTTGGGTTGTCAGGTCTGCAGGCTGCCAGAAAAATGACTCAAAAGCCTCTGATCACCATAGGTGGTATCAACCAGTCAAATATCAGGGAGATTATGAGCACAGGCATGGATGGGGTCGCTCTTGTATCAGCTATCTGTTCAGCGCCGTCACCTAAAGAAGCTGCTGCTGAACTTTCAGGCTTGATCAGCGAAGTGAGGAAGTGA
- a CDS encoding type 1 glutamine amidotransferase domain-containing protein → MELKGKKAIVLVEQMYNDYEFIYPLYRLREAGAETYVVGPEAGKVYPGKEGTSAKADLASADVNAADYSILVIPGGYAPDHMRRNKPMVELVKNMYEQGKIVAAICHAGWMPASAKILKGARVTSFIAIKDDLEHAGATWVDEEVVIDRNLITSRTPDDLPAFMRAIISEAQKI, encoded by the coding sequence ATGGAACTGAAAGGAAAAAAAGCCATTGTTCTTGTAGAACAGATGTACAATGATTACGAATTCATATATCCTTTGTACAGATTGCGTGAGGCAGGGGCAGAAACTTATGTTGTAGGCCCGGAGGCCGGTAAGGTTTATCCTGGCAAAGAGGGTACTTCAGCCAAAGCTGATCTGGCCTCGGCAGACGTAAACGCTGCAGACTATTCCATTCTGGTGATCCCCGGGGGCTACGCTCCGGATCATATGCGGCGCAACAAGCCCATGGTTGAGCTGGTTAAAAACATGTATGAACAGGGCAAAATCGTTGCAGCTATCTGCCATGCGGGCTGGATGCCTGCTTCGGCCAAAATCCTCAAGGGAGCCAGGGTTACTTCATTTATTGCCATAAAAGATGATCTTGAACATGCAGGAGCGACCTGGGTTGATGAGGAAGTGGTCATAGACAGAAACCTTATAACAAGCCGTACCCCTGATGATTTGCCAGCTTTTATGAGAGCGATAATCAGCGAGGCGCAGAAAATATAA